TGCATGGGCTTTTTCCTTATCTTTGCAAATTTTGTACCACTTTAATtctcttaatttattttttatttcatcgGGTTTGAGAAGAGGAAAATGATTAAGTGTTTTTCCTAAGGGTTCCTTCTCTCTTACAGTTTTTACGAATTCGATTTTTTGATTGATATCATTTCCTAGTTTAAGCCAATCCAACCAAACAATCCTCCTAATATTCCATCCTAGGTCATATAAAATTTGGTGTTGTAACTTAATATGTtctgtatacatatttgtggATGTATAGAAACAAGAAGGACCATCAACGAACCAACAATTTCGTTTCTCATTAATTTCCCCaatatctatataataacaaccccataaaaatgtattccTATGAGCTATACCTAATCTAGCTAAACAGGTTGAAACTTCCCACTGAAAGTCAGATGGTTTTCTACTACTGTCGTGTATCCTTCTCATACTTAATCGAACATAAAAACTTTTTACCTTAGTTGATAAAGAATTCCATACATGTGGATATAAAACCCTCACTGCTACAGCAGATTTGTATGCACTTTTATAGTGTTGTGGTCTTGCACATATAAACATGTTAGTGAAtcttgttaatatatatttcttcgcttcatcatcatataaattaattatagtAATATCATTAACTACATTTCTAAAATCCTGTGCAAATATTGTATCCagtttattaattatatgtctgttcataaaatttttataatttttatccaTTATACCCAATCTACCTATAGacgtatttatttttattaaatctttTATTCTGATTTCATCAAATTTGGAAATAACAGTTTTAcaaaattcattaaaaaattcttcttttcttattAACATCCTATTTAATGACCATGCAATACACATTAATGGATGgctataaaaattatttaaattttttcccACATATTTTAACATGTGGTCATAAAAATCGGTGTTTAAAAATCGACTTTTTCCCATcccataaaaaatataaccaACTTGTTGAGGTGTTAATGTTTCACGTATTTCTAATATCCTTTCACTATAGCTTTTCCATAATTCAAAATCATGTTTTCTCAATGTTGCTGCCTTTTGCACACATGCAGATATATACTGACCATCCATCAAATTTACCTGACTTGTTAAGGACACATTCATAGGTAACCAATATTCTCGAACTCTCTGTTGCGCCCATGACCGAAATCTTTTGTGCATACGTTTTGCCTTGTACTTTATCCTGCTTTCCCTTCTTATCGCGTTCACTATTACTCTTTCCCTGGGTCGAAGCAGCCCCATCCTGGTATAGCTGTGACTGGGAATGTATCTACGGGTACGGATGTGTATGttagtatatacatatacacatatataaatatatatatatgtatatgtttatccTCTTTTCAATTCCAGTTTGGAAgtacaaatttaaaataacagGTGCAGCGAAAACTTAACGCGTAGATAAATAGGTTATGCGTTAATATGCACGCACGTAGGTACATGTGTGTGTACTTGTTCGCACGTATCTGAGtatgtgtatttatgtatacgtTCTGAGAGCGGAGCTACGCTTCCTTTTGGGAAGCATTAATCCAAGTGCCCAATTTtgattacatttattttcttcaacATTGCACAAAAGTAtagtttacatttttcttctctcattaaataattttgcatTGGGTGCGACCCacgtaaaataattttttgtattctgCTATAGTATAccctattttattatatcttgTTTTGCtccattttgtttatttgtttatttgtttatttgataatttgatttttttttttttttttttttttttcatatattgcATTTTCCCTTTCTACATTtgaaaagaggaaaaaagaGGGGTGCCAAAGTAcggcaaaaaaaaagagaataaaaaCAGGGTACATAAGTATGGGCatacttatgtatgtatgtaaaacACGCGCACACGTGTACTTATTTTCAATTCTCTTTCACCATTTTAATGGCATTTATCACTGTAAAAAATGTGCTCTTAAATcgtcaaaagaaaaaatagaagaaagaTGAAAATTTTTCCAACATACAGTCAAGTGATATTTAAAGAATTTGAAGGTGATTTGCGTAGTGGAACCTGCCCCGCATGATTTTTGATGCTTGTACTATATATGACTGTTGTGTATACACCCTTATTTGTTCACTCGTTTATTTGTTCACTCGTTTAGAGAAGAACAactttaatataattaaaacaatcaaaagaatttaaaatttgatctagtaattatattttttcttttaaagtTAGCTCTTTATGTGTGTACCCAGTTGTACAGTCCATTATCATGTCGTCATATTTGAATTATAACTACGGACCATTTACAgtgttttcaaaaaaaaaataaacaatatgaATGTATTGATTAGTGCATAATAACATGAAAAAGgagaagaaaaaggaaagaaaaaaaaaagaaaaagactaaccgaatattttttaagaaatatatttatatatttttttatgcctCGTATTATCTTCAATTCATTTAAAAGAGGAACAATCACATTGAATTAAGGAAAAACTTTATACATTTCAACAACGTTTTTAACATATACctgtaataattataaaagctttttttgtaagttctgttttttcattttttatcctaatattattttactttgctttttttctcttttcttgtgtttttttttttccttttttcttttttttacacacaaatatgaattattaatcTCTCCAAAGAATgaaatatagtaaatataGTCGTCAGATgattgcaatttttttttacagtcATAAAACGTTGTATTGGAGAATATGCAAAAAGAGTGTGCATGCAAATgtgtaattaaaaatgtataagtGTGAgcatatgtgtacgtataaatattatatatatatatgcatatgtataccGACATTAGCATAATCTTCGTTTAGCAAGTTATGCTGGATATGTGGTTTCCTCAATTTCGTATGAACAAGGTCAGAATTTCAAGGTTGt
The window above is part of the Plasmodium malariae genome assembly, chromosome: 10 genome. Proteins encoded here:
- the PmUG01_10041000 gene encoding RAP protein, putative, translated to MGLLRPRERVIVNAIRRESRIKYKAKRMHKRFRSWAQQRVREYWLPMNVSLTSQVNLMDGQYISACVQKAATLRKHDFELWKSYSERILEIRETLTPQQVGYIFYGMGKSRFLNTDFYDHMLKYVGKNLNNFYSHPLMCIAWSLNRMLIRKEEFFNEFCKTVISKFDEIRIKDLIKINTSIGRLGIMDKNYKNFMNRHIINKLDTIFAQDFRNVVNDITIINLYDDEAKKYILTRFTNMFICARPQHYKSAYKSAVAVRVLYPHVWNSLSTKVKSFYVRLSMRRIHDSSRKPSDFQWEVSTCLARLGIAHRNTFLWGCYYIDIGEINEKRNCWFVDGPSCFYTSTNMYTEHIKLQHQILYDLGWNIRRIVWLDWLKLGNDINQKIEFVKTVREKEPLGKTLNHFPLLKPDEIKNKLRELKWYKICKDKEKAHAQEQEKIHLIL